Proteins from a single region of Methanoculleus taiwanensis:
- a CDS encoding flavodoxin family protein: MVRIRIVYYSWQGHTRTVATALAELLGAELQRIEAVSESGMFGKAMRAMLGMRAAIRPLDASLGDVDHLIVATPVWAQKVPPYVNEYLAGLVNCSGKPFSVLVEMKGSGAESAIRAVRDRLTKKGMRFVSSAVTLEDEVDAGTYGRKIEEFAKAILQ; encoded by the coding sequence ATGGTGAGGATACGGATCGTATACTACTCCTGGCAGGGGCATACGAGGACGGTAGCGACGGCGCTGGCAGAGCTGCTTGGTGCGGAACTGCAGAGGATAGAGGCCGTCTCCGAGTCGGGCATGTTTGGGAAAGCAATGAGAGCCATGCTCGGGATGAGGGCGGCGATACGGCCGCTCGATGCCAGTCTCGGCGATGTCGATCATCTCATCGTTGCAACGCCTGTCTGGGCGCAGAAAGTTCCGCCCTACGTCAACGAGTATCTCGCCGGGCTTGTGAACTGCTCCGGAAAACCGTTCTCGGTGCTCGTGGAGATGAAGGGTTCGGGGGCGGAGAGCGCCATTCGTGCGGTCAGAGACCGGCTTACGAAGAAAGGGATGCGTTTTGTCTCCTCCGCCGTTACCCTCGAGGATGAGGTGGATGCCGGAACCTACGGCCGGAAGATCGAGGAGTTTGCGAAAGCGATCCTGCAGTGA